Genomic DNA from Mycobacterium stomatepiae:
GGTCGCGATCCAGAACAGGGCGATCGACGACTTCCTGGCCGGTCCGGAGCACATCTTCTCGATCCTGGAATCGGGACTCCCCGAGGTGCACCGGCTGCGCAAGGAGTACCCGGACGCCATCGTGCTGCCCGCCGCCAGCGAGCTGCCGGCGCCGCAGAACAAGACCAAGGCGATGAAGCCACCGGTGAACCCGGTGTCCATCAGCTACCGGCTGATCCGCGGCATCTTGCACAACGCGACCGCGGCCGACCCGGAAAGCCACCGGCGTCCCGAGTTCAACGTGCCGACCCAGGATGCGCGCTGGTTCCGGCTGTGCACCGTCGACGGTGTCACGGTCACCACCGCCGACGGTTGCGGCGTGGTTTACCGGCAGCGCGATCGGCGCAAGATGTTCCGGCTGCTGCTGCAGTCGCTGCGTCGCCAGCGTCAGCTGCTGAGCCGGTTCGACGAGATGCGCCGGGTGTACCGGGGCGCGCTGCCGGTGCTGTCCAGCAAGCAGAAGTGGGAGACGGTGCTGTCCCCCGCAAGCGGGAGGTGCCCCCAGCCGGAAGCAAGCCAACATGGCTGAACCGGCGGTGCCAAGCGGCGAAGTAGCCGTGATGGTTGCCGTTCAGTCGGCACTGGCTGACCGCCCCGGGGTGTTGGCCGCCGCGCGCGGAATGTCTCACTTCGGCGAGCACAGCGTCGGCTGGCTGATCGTCGAACTGCTGGGCGCCCTGTTAAAGGAGCGGCGCCGCGGGGAATGGCTGGTGGCCGCGGCCGGCACGTTCGCCGCGCACGCGGCCGCCGTGCTGATCAAGCGGGTGGTGCGACGCAAACGCCCGCACGATCCGGCCGTCACGGTCAACGTCGGCACCCCCAGCCAGCTGAGCTTCCCGTCCGCGCATGCGACCTCCACGACGGCCGCGGCCATCCTGATGGGCCGCGCCGCCGGACTGCCTCGAGGAATAAGCGCCGCCGTGCTGGTTCCGCCGATGGCGCTGTCGCGGATACTGCTGGGCGTGCACTATCCCAGCGATGTTGCTTTCGGCGTGGCGCTCGGCGCCGCGGTTGCGCGCCTTGCACTCTGGCTCGATAGAAAGTCGAGATAGGTGTGGCGGAAATGAGCGAAGAGGTGGCGACCGGAAAACCTCCGGCGAACCTGATCACCGGGTTGATCAAGGCCGTGCGCCCGCGTCAATGGGTGAAGAATGTGCTCGTGCTGGCCGCGCCGGTCGCGGCGGCGGGACACGGGGTCCGGTACGACTACGCCGATGTGCTGACCAAGGCCTCCGTGGCCTTCCTGGTGTTCAGCTTGGCGGCGTCGGCGATCTACCTGATCAACGACGTCCGCGACGTCGAGGCTGACCGGGAGCACCCCACCAAGAGGTTCCGGCCGATCGCGGCCGGTGTGGTGCCCGAATGGCTGGCCTACGCGCTGGCCGTGGTGCTGGGTGCGGCCTCGCTGGGGATTTCCTTCTGGCTGACGCCGAACCTCGCGGTGGTGATGGGCGTCTACCTCGCGATGCAGCTGGCGTACTGCTTCGGCCTGAAACACCAAGCGGTGCTGGACATCTGCATCGTGTCGTCGGCGTATCTGCTGCGGGCGATAGCCGGGGGCGCGGCCACCGATATCCCGCTGTCCCAGTGGTTCCTGCTGATCATGGCGTTCGGGTCGCTGTTCATGGCGGCCGGCAAACGCTACGCCGAGCTGCAATTGGCCGAGCGCACCGGCGCGGCGATCCGCAAGTCGCTGGAAAGCTACACCAGCACCTACCTTCGGTTCGTCTGGACGATGTCGGCGACGGCCTTCGTGATGTGTTACGGGTTGTGGGCATTCGAGCGGGACCGCGGTTCGGGCTCCTGGTACGCGGTCTCGATGGTTCCGTTAACCATCGCGGTGCTGCGCTATGCCGTCGACGTCGACGGCGGACTGGCCGGCGAGCCCGAAGAAATTGCGCTGCGTGACCGGGTGTTGCAGCTGCTGTTCCTGGCGTGGATCGCAACAGTTGGTGCCGCCGTTGCCTTCGGCTAGCCCTGGTCTGGAGGCGCTCAAGCGCTTCAACGGCACGGTGATGCGCCGCCGGCCCAGAGTGGGTCGGCGTCGCCGGTCGCTGTTCCCCTACGACCCGGTGGTTCGGGTCAGCCTGTGGGTGAGCGTGGCGGTGATCGCCGTGCTCTTCGGCTGGGGTGCATGGGAGCGGCGCTGGATCGCCGACGACGGGCTGATCGTGCTGCGCACGGTGCGCAATCTGCTGGCCGGTAACGGACCGGTCTTCAACCAGGGCGAGCGGGTCGAGGCGAACACGTCCACGGCATGGACCTACCTGATGTACATCGGAAGCTGGGTCGGCGGTCCGGTGCGCATGGAGTACGTGGCGCTGGCGCTCGCGCTGGTGCTGTCGGTGTCGGGCGTGGCGCTGCTGATCCTGGGTGCCGGTCGTCTCTATGCACCCAGCCTGCGAGGACGCCGGGCGATCATGCTGCCGGCCGGGGCGCTGGTCTACATCGCGCTGCCGCCGGCGCGCGACTTCGCCACCTCCGGGCTGGAGAGCGGACTGACGCTGGCCTATCTGGGGTTGCTGTGGTGGATGATGGTCCGCTGGTCGCAGCCGCTGCGGAACCGGCCGGACAGCGACGTGTTCTTGGGCGTCCTGGCCTTCGTCGCCGGGATCAGCGTGTTGGTGCGGCCCGAGCTGGCGCTGATGGGTGGCCTGGCCCTGATCATGATGCTGATCGCGGCCCGGACCTGGCGCCGTCGGGTGCTGATCGTGGCGGCCGGCGGCTTCCTTCCCGTGGCCTACCAGATCTTCCGGATGGGCTATTACGGCTTGCTGGTGCCGGGGACGGCTCTGGCCAAGGACGCCGCTGGTGACAAGTGGTCCCAGGGCATGATTTACCTCTCGAACTTCGTCTCGCCCTACGCGGTGTGGCTACCGGTGCTGCTGCTGGTCCCGCTGGGGCTGCTGCTGATGGCGGTGCGGCGGCGGCCGTCGTTCTTGCGCCCGATGCCCGCGCCCAACTACGGGCGGCTGGCGCGTGCGGTGCAAAGCCCGCCGGCCGTGGTGGCTTTCGTCCTCGTGAGCGGGCTGCTGCAGGCCCTGTACTGGACCCGGCAGGGCGGCGATTTCATGCATGCGCGAGTGCTGCTCGCGCCGCTTTTCTGTTTGCTGGCCCCGGTCGCCGTGATCCCGATACTGATCCCCGACGGGGAGGACTTTTCCCGCGAAACGGGTTATTGGCTGGCCGGCGCCGCCGGCCTGCTGTGGCTCGGTATTGCGGGCTGGTCGCTGTGGGCAGCAAACTCGCCGGGGCTGGGTTACGACGCCACCCACGTCACGTACAGCGGCATTGTCGACGAACGCCGTTTCTACGCCCAGGCGACCGGCCACGCGCACCCGCTGACCGCCGCCGATTACCTCGATTATCCGAGGATGGCGGCGGTGCTGGCGGCGCTGGACAACACCCCGGACGGGGCGTTGTTGCTGCCATCGGGAAACTACATTCAGTGGGACATCGTGCCCCAGCTGCAGCCGCCACCGCCGGCCCCGGGCAGCAAACCACCGCAAAAGCCGCAACATGCAGTGTTTTTCACGAACCTGGGGATGCTGGGCATGAATGTCGGGCTCGATGTCCGGGTGATCGACCCGATCGGGTTGGCGAACCCGCTCGCCCAGCACACGCAGCGCCTGACGCACGGCCGGATCGGCCATGACAAAAACCTGTTCCCGGATTGGGTGATCGCCGACGGCCCGTGGGTGAAGGTGTATCCGGGCATTCCGGGCTACCTCGATGCAAACTGGGTCGCCCAGGCGGTCGCGGCGCTGCAGTGTCCCGAGACCAAGGCGGTGCTGGCTTCGGTGCGTGCCCCGATGTCGCTGCACCGGTTTGTCTCAAACTTCTTGCATGCCTTCGAATTCACCGCGTACCGGATCGACCGGGTCCCGCTCTACGAGCTCGCCAGGTGCGGCCTACCGGTGCCGGACGCGTCCCCACCGCCGCCCCGTGAGTGAATATTGCGCGGAGAAATCTCACACATCTCGAACCCATGACAATTTTCCAGGACCGGATCTATACAGCAAATTCGCATTTGCACCGTCACCAGTAGGCGTTCACCGCCCGGCACATGCGGAAATGCGATTTTCCGTCACCGAATTCGGGCCGAAATTCCCACGAAATCGCCGCCCGGGCCGGGTTTGCGGAGCGTCCTCGATGAGAGCCCGCGCGGGTTCGTGTGGTTCACTACAGGAGCACTGCTGCGCCAGGCGTATGCAGTACGACCCCAATCAACGACGCGCCCTGCTGAAGGACGCGCCGAAAGGATGAGGAAGCAAGAATGACGCTTGTTGACAGGTTTCGCGGCGCCGTGGCACGTATGCCACGTCGGCTCGTGGTGGGGGCCGCAGGTGCGGCTCTGCTCTCGGGTCTGATTGGCGTCGTGGGGGGCCCGGCGACCGCAGGGGCGTTCTCTCGCCCGGGTCTGCCGGTGGAGTACCTGCAGGTTCCGTCGGCCGCGATGGGCCGCGACATCAAGGTCCAGTTCCAGAGCGGCGGCGCCAACGCGCCCGCGCTGTACCTGCTGGACGGCATGCGCGCGCAGGACGACTTCAACGGCTGGGATATCAACACCCCCGCGTTCGAGTGGTACAACCAGTCGGGCATCGCGGTCGTGATGCCGGTCGGTGGCCAGTCCAGCTTCTACTCCGATTGGTACGCGCCCGCCTGCGGTAAGGCCGGCTGCACCACGTACAAGTGGGAGACCTTCCTGACCAGCGAGCTGCCGCAGTACCTGTCGGCCAACAAGCAGGTCAAGCCGACTGGCAGCGCTGCCGTCGGTCTGTCGATGGCCGGCTCGTCGGCGCTGATCCTCGCCGCCTACCACCCCGAGCAGTTCCCGTACGCCGGCTCGCTGTCGGCGCTGCTGGACCCGTCGCAGGGCATGGGCCCGACCCTGATCGGCCTGGCCATGGGTGACGCCGGTGGCTACAAGACCAAGGACATGTGGGGGCCGTCCAGCGACCCGGCATGGCAGCGCAACGACCCGTCGCTGCAGGTCGGCAAGTTGGTCGCGAACAACACCCGCATCTGGGTGTACTGCGGTAACGGCAAGCCGTCCGACCTCGGTGGCGACAACCTGCCCGCCAAGTTCCTGGAAGGCTTCGTGCGGACCAGCAACCTGAAGTTCCAGGACGCGTACAACGCGGCCGGCGGCCACAACGCCGTCTGGAACTTCGACGCCAACGGCACCCACGACTGGCCCTACTGGGGCGCGCAGCTGCACGCCATGCTGCCCGACCTGCAGTCGTCGCTGGGCGCTACCCCGGGTGCCGGACCGGCCACCGCCGCGGCTGCCCCGAGCCAGGGCACGTAACACCTTTAGATCAACGAGATTGGCGGCGGGAACCCTTTGGGGTTCCCGCCGCCAATCGTTCGCGGTGTGACCTGATTCACTACCCTGCGGGTCGGCTCCAGTTCGGCCCTGGTTACTGTGCAAACACAGCGACTACACGATGGAGGGTGGACATGGGTAGCGTGCGTGGTCTGTCGACGCTTTTGCGGGTGCTTTGCGTTGCCGCACTGACACTCGGTTTCGGTGGTGTGGCGGCAGGGATCGCGGGCAAGGCCCGGGCTGCGGGTTACGAGACGCTGATGGTGCCGTCGGGCGCCATGGGCCGAGATATCCCGGTCGCCTTCCTCGGGGGTGGTCCGCATGCGGTGTATCTGTTGGACGCCTTCAACGCCGCCCCCGACGTCAGCAACTGGGTGACCGCGGGCAACGCGATGGGCACGCTGGCCGGCAAGGGGATCTCCGTGGTGGCCCCCGCCGGTGGCGCCTGGAGCATGTACACCAACTGGGAGCAGGACGGCAGCAAGCAGTGGGACACCTTCTTGTCTGCCGAGTTGCCCGACTGGCTGGCCGCCAACAAGGGCCTGGCCCCGGGCGGGCACGCCGCCGTCGGGGCGTCGCAGGGTGGCTATGCCGCGATGGCGTTGGCCGCCTTCCACCCCGACCGCTTCGGCTTCGCCGGCTCGCTGTCGGGATTCCTGTACCCGTCGAACACCACCACCAACGGCGCGATCCTGGCCGGACTGCAGCAGTTCGGCGGCGTGGACGGCAACGGGATGTGGGGCGCGCCGCAGCTGGGCCGGTGGAAGTGGCACGACCCGTACGTGCACGCGTCGCTGCTGGCGCAGAACAACACCCGGGTATGGGTGTGGAGCCCGACCAACATGGGCGGCGACGCGGCCGCGATGATCGGCCAGGCCGGTGAGGCGATGGGCAACAGCCGCATGTTCTACCAGCAATACCGCAGCGACGGCGGCCACAACGGCCACTTCGACTTTCCCGGCGGCGGCGACAACGGCTGGGGCTCGTGGGCCGGGCAGCTGGGCGCCATGTCGGGTGACATCGTGGGAGCCATCCGCTAACCACACGGACCCGCTCGCAGGACGGACGGCGCCGCGCGCCGAGCCGGTACCGTGTACTGAGCAGCAGAGGGCGCGATGGCCGCTTGCCTGTGAGGAGCTGCGACCTACCGACTCTGCCAGCAGGAGAACATGACCACCAACGCCCAGCGCAAGCGTCGCCGAATCCTGGCCTGGGTCGCCGCGTTGTCCATGGCCGGCGTCGTGTTGTTGGTCATCGTGGCCGTGGTGACGATGCTGCGCAGCACCGAAGCGCCGCCCAGCGCAGTCCCGCCCGGCGTCTTGCCGCCGTCCTCGACGACGACGCATCCGCACAAGCCACGGCCGGCTTCCCAGGACGCTTCTTGCCCCGACGTCGAATTGCTGGTGATTCCCGGGACGTGGGAGTCCTCCCCGCAAGACGATCCACTGAACCCGATGCAGTTCCCTAATGCGTTGCTGCACAACATGACCGGGGCGATCGGCCAGCAGTTCCCGGCCTCGCGGGTGCAGACGTACACCGTGCCTTACACCGCTCAATTCAACAATCCGCTGGGCGGCGTCAAGCAGATGTCCTATAACGACAGCCGGGCCGAAGGCACCCGTGCGGCGGTCCAGGCGCTGACCGACATGAACAACAAGTGCCCGCTGACCAGCTATGTGCTGGCGGGTTTCTCGCAGGGCGCCGTGATCGCCGGCGACATCGCCAGCGACATCGGCAACGGCCGCGGACCCGTCGACGACGATCTGGTCTTGGGTGTGACGCTGATCGCCGACGGGCGCCGCCAGCAGGGTGTGGGCAACGACATCGGCCCCAACCCACCCGGCGAGGGCGCCGAGGTGACCCTGCACGAGGTGCCGATGTTGTCCGGGCTCGGCTTGACGATGACCGGCGCACGGCCCGGCGGCTTCGGGGACCTCAACACCAAGACCAACGAGATCTGCGCGGCGGGCGATCTGATCTGTGCCGCACCGAACGAGGCATTTAGCGTCGCGAACCTGCCGAATACACTCAACACGCTGGCCGGCGGCGCGGGCCAGCCGGTTCACGCCATGTACGCCACCCCCCAGTTCTGGAATCTGGATGGCGCCCCGGCCACGGATTGGACGCTGAACTGGGCGCGTAATCTCGTTGAAAACGCGCCCCACCCCAAGCACGGGTGACTGTGCGGACGGCCGCGGAACAACGCAGGTGGGCGCGCGCAGAGCTGGGTGACGGGACACAACGCTCAGGTAGGCGGTACCGGGGGCAATCGGCGGTACCTTGAGATTTGGTCTGCCGCGCGCCGCCGCCTAACATTAAGAGAAAACTAAGAGCGATAAGTGTCTGGCGGTTTCCGGCCGGGTCGAAACCCGGACGGAGCGGCGCGATTTTGCGCCGTGCACGAGGCCGGCCCGCGCAGAGGACGTCGTCGGCAACGCCGACACTAAGGACCGCCGGAGTAGCTGACCGGCGAGTGTGTAACAGGAGAGGGCGGCATGGCCTACCACAACCCGTTCATCGTGAACGGACGAATCAAGTTCCCGGACAACACGAACTTGGTCAAGCACGTTGAGAAGTGGGCGAAGGTGCGCGGCGACAGGCTGGCCTACCGCTTCGTGGACTACTCCACCGAACGCGACGGTGTCTATCGCGACATCGTGTGGCGCGACTTCAGCGCGCGCAACCGCGCCGTCGGCGCCCGTCTGCAGCAGGTCACCGAGCCCGGCGACCGGATCGCGATCCTGTGCCCGCAGAACCTGAACTACCTCATCGCCTTCTTCGGGGCGCTGTACGCGGGCCGGATCGCGGTGCCGCTGTTCGACCCCAGCGAGCCGGGTCACGTCGGC
This window encodes:
- a CDS encoding phosphatase PAP2 family protein — translated: MAEPAVPSGEVAVMVAVQSALADRPGVLAAARGMSHFGEHSVGWLIVELLGALLKERRRGEWLVAAAGTFAAHAAAVLIKRVVRRKRPHDPAVTVNVGTPSQLSFPSAHATSTTAAAILMGRAAGLPRGISAAVLVPPMALSRILLGVHYPSDVAFGVALGAAVARLALWLDRKSR
- a CDS encoding decaprenyl-phosphate phosphoribosyltransferase — translated: MSEEVATGKPPANLITGLIKAVRPRQWVKNVLVLAAPVAAAGHGVRYDYADVLTKASVAFLVFSLAASAIYLINDVRDVEADREHPTKRFRPIAAGVVPEWLAYALAVVLGAASLGISFWLTPNLAVVMGVYLAMQLAYCFGLKHQAVLDICIVSSAYLLRAIAGGAATDIPLSQWFLLIMAFGSLFMAAGKRYAELQLAERTGAAIRKSLESYTSTYLRFVWTMSATAFVMCYGLWAFERDRGSGSWYAVSMVPLTIAVLRYAVDVDGGLAGEPEEIALRDRVLQLLFLAWIATVGAAVAFG
- the aftB gene encoding terminal beta-(1->2)-arabinofuranosyltransferase, whose translation is MPSASPGLEALKRFNGTVMRRRPRVGRRRRSLFPYDPVVRVSLWVSVAVIAVLFGWGAWERRWIADDGLIVLRTVRNLLAGNGPVFNQGERVEANTSTAWTYLMYIGSWVGGPVRMEYVALALALVLSVSGVALLILGAGRLYAPSLRGRRAIMLPAGALVYIALPPARDFATSGLESGLTLAYLGLLWWMMVRWSQPLRNRPDSDVFLGVLAFVAGISVLVRPELALMGGLALIMMLIAARTWRRRVLIVAAGGFLPVAYQIFRMGYYGLLVPGTALAKDAAGDKWSQGMIYLSNFVSPYAVWLPVLLLVPLGLLLMAVRRRPSFLRPMPAPNYGRLARAVQSPPAVVAFVLVSGLLQALYWTRQGGDFMHARVLLAPLFCLLAPVAVIPILIPDGEDFSRETGYWLAGAAGLLWLGIAGWSLWAANSPGLGYDATHVTYSGIVDERRFYAQATGHAHPLTAADYLDYPRMAAVLAALDNTPDGALLLPSGNYIQWDIVPQLQPPPPAPGSKPPQKPQHAVFFTNLGMLGMNVGLDVRVIDPIGLANPLAQHTQRLTHGRIGHDKNLFPDWVIADGPWVKVYPGIPGYLDANWVAQAVAALQCPETKAVLASVRAPMSLHRFVSNFLHAFEFTAYRIDRVPLYELARCGLPVPDASPPPPRE
- the ag85A gene encoding diacylglycerol acyltransferase/mycolyltransferase Ag85A, translating into MTLVDRFRGAVARMPRRLVVGAAGAALLSGLIGVVGGPATAGAFSRPGLPVEYLQVPSAAMGRDIKVQFQSGGANAPALYLLDGMRAQDDFNGWDINTPAFEWYNQSGIAVVMPVGGQSSFYSDWYAPACGKAGCTTYKWETFLTSELPQYLSANKQVKPTGSAAVGLSMAGSSALILAAYHPEQFPYAGSLSALLDPSQGMGPTLIGLAMGDAGGYKTKDMWGPSSDPAWQRNDPSLQVGKLVANNTRIWVYCGNGKPSDLGGDNLPAKFLEGFVRTSNLKFQDAYNAAGGHNAVWNFDANGTHDWPYWGAQLHAMLPDLQSSLGATPGAGPATAAAAPSQGT
- a CDS encoding esterase family protein; the protein is MRGLSTLLRVLCVAALTLGFGGVAAGIAGKARAAGYETLMVPSGAMGRDIPVAFLGGGPHAVYLLDAFNAAPDVSNWVTAGNAMGTLAGKGISVVAPAGGAWSMYTNWEQDGSKQWDTFLSAELPDWLAANKGLAPGGHAAVGASQGGYAAMALAAFHPDRFGFAGSLSGFLYPSNTTTNGAILAGLQQFGGVDGNGMWGAPQLGRWKWHDPYVHASLLAQNNTRVWVWSPTNMGGDAAAMIGQAGEAMGNSRMFYQQYRSDGGHNGHFDFPGGGDNGWGSWAGQLGAMSGDIVGAIR
- the culp6 gene encoding carboxylesterase Culp6, with translation MTTNAQRKRRRILAWVAALSMAGVVLLVIVAVVTMLRSTEAPPSAVPPGVLPPSSTTTHPHKPRPASQDASCPDVELLVIPGTWESSPQDDPLNPMQFPNALLHNMTGAIGQQFPASRVQTYTVPYTAQFNNPLGGVKQMSYNDSRAEGTRAAVQALTDMNNKCPLTSYVLAGFSQGAVIAGDIASDIGNGRGPVDDDLVLGVTLIADGRRQQGVGNDIGPNPPGEGAEVTLHEVPMLSGLGLTMTGARPGGFGDLNTKTNEICAAGDLICAAPNEAFSVANLPNTLNTLAGGAGQPVHAMYATPQFWNLDGAPATDWTLNWARNLVENAPHPKHG